In Paenibacillus durus, the DNA window ACAAACGGGAAAAGCTAGCTCAATCTTTCAAATTAAACCCCCTCCTCAAAGTAAAAGGAAGGGGCTGGGGCACCTGTCCATTTTATTCAACATATTGTGCCAGACCGCAACCAAGCGACCAATTCTCTTTTTTGATCTCAATGAGACTTATGAAGACGTCTTCTGGCCGAATTCCCGGTTCCAACTGCAGGAGTTTGGTAATCCGGGAATAAAGCGTTCGTTTTTGCTCCATTGTACGCGTATCGTTTGCTGTAATTTGAATGATAACCAAATCGTCGGTACGTTCAATGTTCCAGTAATTTTTTCCGTAGACAAATCCATCGGGTTCATGTTCGTGAATGACCATAAAGTCGTTGCCATCCGGTACGTCAAAAACCTCACGCATGGCAGTGTACAGATTTTTAAGTATCGCTTGCTTGTACTCAGCGGATTTTCCTTTCAGTAAAGAAACTCTTGTCAGCGCCATGATTATGCCTCCCTGCAATGAAAGTGTATTTTGAATCGATGATGATGTGCTGTATTAATTATATAGTTCTGATATTATTAATAATAATGAATATAATTGATTATTATAATCACTAATAGAGATGGTGCTGCGAATGGATTTACGACAATTGACTATATTTCGAGCGGTAGCTGCAAATCTGAGTTTTACCAAGGCGGCCTCCAGCTTAAACTATGTCCAATCCAATGTCACAACACAGATTCATGCTCTGGAGAAGGAACTGGGCGTGCCCTTATTCGACCGTCTGGGGGGCAAACAGGTAGTCTTGACCGACGCGGGATGCAGGCTTTTGCAATATGCAGAGCAATTGCTATTACTTGCGGAAGAGGCACAGGCAACGGTCTCAGTGAAGGGAGAGCCGCAGGGAACGCTGAGGATTGGAGCAACGGAAACGCTCTGCATTTATCGTCTCCCTTCTCTATTACGTAGATTTCGGACTATGTATCCTGGGGTTCAGGTTGTTTTTCGTCCCAGTCCCGTAACGGAACTTCGGCGTCTCGTTCATTCAGGTGAGCTTGATGTGGCCTTTGTATTCGATGAGGCAGATCATAGTGGGGGGCCGGGGGATGAACTGCTTGCACATGAGCCCGTTTGGGTAGTGGCTGCTCCTGATCATCTTCTGGCAAATAATCAGACGGTTGTTCCGGCGGATATTTCGAAGATGGATCTGCTCTTAACGGAGGCTGGCTGCTGCTACCGCAGCCATTTTGAGCGGATATTAAACCGGAAGGGTGTTTACCCGAGGACGGTGCTCGAGTTTAATAGTATCGAGGCTGTCAAGCAATGCGTCATAAATGGATTAGGGGTAACACTGCTGACGGCTGTTTCCGTCTCCGCAGAAATCTCTCGTGGACAACTCGTAAAGCTGCCCTGGAGAGGTCCTGATCTTACGGTTAAGACGCATCTGGTCTGGCACAAAGATAAATGGTTGTCTCCATCTCTTGAAGCGTTCTTGACTCTTGCTCGTGAGATGCTTGCAAATACTGAGAATATGAACGTTGCCTATACAGACAGCAATTAACAAAATGACCGGACAAGTATCAACTTGTTCGGTCATTTTTATTTTGATTGGCTTAAAATCATCCGTAAGCATGACTCCTTGACGACGATTGCGGGTTAAAAGAGTTACCCCAGGCTCGGACTCAAGCGCGGACGGCACGGCTTACTGCTGGCGAGTATATGTTTTATACATAACAATTTTGTTATGACAACCATTATATATATTCATTTTACTTATGTTAAACCCTGTTGTATCATCTGATTATGGCAAGCAACGGATCAATCAAGCAAAGCCAATTAAACTTGAATTTCCTGCTGTATGGACAGCTTTTCTAAGATGGGTTGTTGCATTGATTCTCCTTATTCCCATTGCCCAAATTGTGGAGAAACCTTCGTGGTTACAAATATGGAAAAAAACCGGGGGATTATCATTTCGTTAGCTGTTTTAGCCATTGTCGTCTATAGCTATCTCATGTATGCTTCACTACAGTTCACATCTGCAGCGAACGGTGCACTAATTAACACGCTCACCCCAGCCTTGATTATGCTCTTTTCGTTGATATTCCTTAGAGAAAAAGTAAGTACCTTTCAGTTCTTGGGATTAATCACTTCATTTATTGGTGTCCTGATTGTTTTGACTAAAGGAAACCTGCTTCAATTGTTTTTGACCCATTATAACAAGGGCGATGCACTCATGTTTTTGGCCGTGTTATGCTGGACTGCCTATTCATTGGTTGTAAAAAAAGCAAAGGGTATCCCACCCATTACATTGGTAGCGATGATAGCGATTGTTGGCACTATTCTGTTGATTCCTTTTTTATTCATGCAACCTCTTCAGTATAAGGAAGTAACTTCTTTCGGTATTATAGGAATTGTTTATTTGGGTGTGTTCCCGGCAGTCGGCTCGTTTATCTTTTGGAATCAAGGCATTAAGATGCTGGGAGCGGGTAAAGCTGGCATAACCATGAATTTGCTGCCTGTCTTTACAGCTATAATTGCCGTTATCTTGGGTCAGGGTCTGGTGATTTCACAAATTGTCGGGGGACTCCTTACGATTGCCGGTATGATATTAACTTCATTAAAACGGAAACAAGTTTCTCCCGAAAAGAGTATGGCGCCTCAGTTGAATGTATAAGTCATGTCTATACTTAGCAGGCGAGCAATCAACACAATGACCGAACAAGCTTCTACTTGCTCGGTCATTTTTATGTGTGGATGGATTAGCTTAGAAATTCTCCAGAACAATCTTTCCTATCGATCTTCCGGTCTCCATTTTTTCATGGGCTAGACGCAGGTTTACCGCATTGATTGGTTCCAAGCGTTCGGCCAGAGTCGTCTTCAGCTTGCCATTATCGATTAGTTCAGCGAGTTGTTTCAGGATATCGTGCTGCTTGCTCATATCTTTGGTTTGGAACATGGCTCGGGTGAACATGAGCTCCCATACAAACGTGACACTTTTATAAAAAAGCAGGTCCATATCCAAACTTCCCGCCTGGGAAGCCTTCGCTACAGGAACGATTGAGCAAATTTTGCCCTGGGGGGCGATAACTTCCGTCATATTCGCAAAATGCTGTACCGTATCATTCAGGCAAAATATATAATCTACGGTCTCAAACCCAATTTCCTTGAGCTGCGGTGCAAAAGGGCTGTTGTGGTTGATTGTAAAATCCGCACCGTGATCTTTGGCCCACTGTACGGATTCCGGACGCGAAGCGGTACCAATTACAGTTAGTCCTGCTAATTTGGCAAGCTGCACAGCTATTGATCCTACTCCTCCTGCGGCCCCGATAATGAGTATGCTTTCGTTTTCCTCTGAGCTATGACTGATTCCCAAACGATCAAATAAGCCCTCCCAAGCAGTAAGCGAGGTTAGCGGCAGGGCGGCGGCTTGGGCGAAATCCAAACTCTTCGGCTTGTATCCCGCAATTCGTTCATCAACCAGGTGAAATTCACTGTTGCCACCTGAACGAGTGACACTGCCCGCATAAAACACCTCGTCTCCTGGCTTGAACAATTGGCACTCAGGTCCAACCTGCTCCACGATCCCGGATACATCCCAACCCAAAATTTTGGGTGATTCTGCCTCATAGTTATTTTTCTCACGAATATCCAGGTCGGCAGGGTTAACAGAGATGGCTTTGACTTTGACAAGCAGATCGCGGCCTGTAGGCACCGGCTTTTCTATATACAGATCAACAAGGCTTTCCGGATCGGTCAAAGGGAGATATCGGTAAGAGCCGACTGCTTTCATTTTTTGGAGATTGCTCATTTCTTTCTCCTTTCAAAATGGTTTATCGTACATCCGAATTATATATTGTATACTTACATTAAATAAGTACGCATATTTTTATTATATAGTATTAAAAATCATACCATTGGAGGAGATGCTTAATGGGAGACCGGAGAAACAAGTACGGGGCTAAGCCAAACATGGAATGCTGTCCTGTGGAAACCACTCTCGATGTCATCGGCGGCAAATGGAAAGGGATTATTCTCTACCAGCTCATTGGCAGAACAAGAAGATTTAATGAATTCCGGCGTCTCAATCCGGGGATTACGCAGTTTATGCTTACCTTGCAGCTCCGGGAGCTTGAGCGGGACGGCATCGTTCACAGAGAAGTGTATAAAGAGGTTCCGCCAAAAGTGGAATACTCTCTGACCGATTTTGGCAGGACGCTTGAGCCGATTATCGTATCTATGAAAGCATGGGGGGAGTCCTACAAAATCAGGCTTAACGATATTAGAGCAGGGCAAGAGGAAGATAAGTGAGTATTCAGACGGAAGACCTGTCGAAATCAATATCCTCAATAAACTCGATCACTTCACCGTTGGGACTGTAAACCAAGGCATTTTTCACCACAAGCGGCGGTTCGCCAAGAGACATCTGACTCGGTTCTACACAGGCCTTTGCTCCATGAGCAATGGCTTTTTGATATGTATCGTCTACATCACTCACATAGAAAGCAAAATGCAGCAGCGCTCCGTAAGCTACATCCTCCTCAGACGAGGCTTTTTTGCCTTGGGCTGGAATGACGGCTTCATTATCAAAAACTTCGATGCAGGTTCTTCGATCGGGCGAAACGAGCATGGAAGCTTCTTTGATATGAAAGGAAGGCAGACTCCAAGAGTGCCCTACCTTAAATCCTAAAACCTCAGTATAAAAGGCAATAGTCCCTTCATAATCTTTGGCCTGGATCGCCACATGGGAAAGACCTTTTACGCTCATTCAATATCGCTCCTTATCTGTAAGTTGTTCATATATAAGCTGAACTAAAGATTTTCCCATCAGATACCAGTCGCAACTACGAGGAACGTTTGGACTTCCGGCCGCTGTTGTCTCCAGATTTCTTGATTTATTCCACTCTTCGCGGTTGAAATCCGGAGACAAAGGCGATCGCTATCGCTCCTACAGTTCCAAACTTCCCCTTCGTTACTCCTTACACTGATTACATTTTTCAAGTTCATCTTATATAGTATAGAAATTTAAATGTGTTAAATACATATGATAAATAAGAGTATATTGATAAAATAGTTATGAAATATAAGTTAATTCGATAGATATGGCTTAATTTATTTACATAATTGAATCAAGGGGGCTTACGGATATGGATCATCCGATCGATGATATTGACAGGAAGATTTTGCAGCTGCTTCAGCACAATGCGCGAATGACCATTTCGCAAATCAGTAAAGAAATCAGCATGTCCCAGCCGTCTGTTAAAGAAAGGATTTTGAAGCTGGAAGACAAAAAGATTATTACCGGGTATTCCACAGAACTTAATTTAAGCAATCTGAATCGGGGAACGACGACTTTTATCCTGCTAAAAACTGAACATTGCCAGGAACTCGTTGATTTTTGCAGCAAGGCTAGGGAAGTAACCGATTTATATCGAATCAGCGGGGAATATAATTATCTGCTTAAAGTGCAAACTGCATCGATCGAAGAGCTTGCCGAATTCCAAGACTCTCTTATTAAACTCGGACCTTCCAAGTCGCATATCAGCATGAAAAATATATTGGAAAATAGGGTTTTACTCTAAATCTGCGAGGTTTGGTAACAGGTCCTTTACTTCCCAACTGTGAATAAAACTAAAGAATACTATGTAAATATTTGTGAATATTTAGAAAATTCCATAACAAACAGCGAATATCTGCGTCTATAAATAGTATAAAAGGGGGACCCCAAACGACATTTGTCGCACAAATCATTGAGAGGTGAATTATGAAAAAGCTCGTTATGGCTCTTGCCTGTATAACGTTTTTGTTTTTGTTCGCAAGTGTGAGCGTTGGACAGGCCAATGCAGATACTGCCATTCGCCTTTACTTGGACAACAAATTACTTCAGCCGGAAGTTCCACCCCGGTTGGTGGGGAACACTACAATGGTTCCATTGCGGATCGTATCGGAAGAGCTTGGCGCAAAGGTGTCTTGGAATCAGGCTGACAAGCGGATAACCGTGAAAAAGGATGAACGGGTGCTTCGGCTTTACATTGATAAAACCAAAGCCTTTGTGAACGGAGATTCTTATCTATTGGAGACAGCTCCGTTGCTGGTAAAGGGAAGTACGTTGATTCCGGTTCGTTTTGTCACTGAAAATCTGGGGCTGAAGGTTATCTGGGATAAATCAACTCGCTCTGTCAGTCTCATCAATACAGGGGAAGTCGCCGTTTCGGGGAACCTTCCTGATAAAACGTCTTCGCCGGTTCCTGCCGGAGCAGCCCAGGCGCCCGGCCTGTCAAGCTCTGCGGCAGCTTCCACTAGTCCCAGTTCCCCCAAGCCGACTCCAAGCCCAAGCGCTGGAATGTTCTCCTCTCAGCCTTCGGAGACAACAAAGCCGGGAATTTCCTCAAGCCCTTCTGCATCGCCAGCAGATGACGGCACTAACGGGAATCTTCCGGTGGTCAACCGGATTGAACGGAGCGAAGACGGGCTGAAGATTGCGGCAGAGGGAGGCAGCATCAAACCTGAGGTTAGCGGCTTGTCCGATCCTGAGCGGCTTGTAATTGATGTTCCCGGAGCAACCCTGGGTCTAATGATGAATGGAGAGAACATGGTACAGAACGGAGAAATTCCTGTCAACGATTCGTACATAAACCAAATCCGGTACACTCTCTTCCAGGGCAATTCTTCCGGCGTCAGGATCATAGTCGACCTGAAGCAAAAGATACAGTACAATTTGCTGGAAAGCCAAGAATCGGGAGAATGGACATTACAATTAGGTCCAATGTATACAGATACGAAGCAATATCAGGTTGTTCTTGATGCTGGTCACGGGGGAACAGATCCAGGAAATACGTCGGTGGGAGGACGCTACGAGAAGGAATTTAATCTCGCCATAGTTTTGAAGCTGGCCAAGGTTCTGGAGGAAGACCCCAACATTTCCGTCTTTTTGACCAGACAAGACGACACTGCTGTGAAACGGGCAGATCGTGCAACTTTTGCCAATAATCTTAAAGCGGATATATTCATCTCTATTCACGGTAACAGTTATAGGAAGCAGTCTGCTTCCGGAACGGAAACTCACTATACGCGAGACGACAGCAAGGAACTGGCTGATGTGCTCCATCGGCATATTGTACCGGCTACCGGTTTCATTGACCGAAAAGTACGCAAGTCGAACTTTCAGGTGACCAGGGAGACAGTTATGCCCGCGGTGCTGTGTGAAATTGGATTTATGTCCAACCCGCAGGAAGAACGGACGATGTGGGATGAACAATTCCAATTGCGGGTGGCTGAGGCTATAGCAGCCGGGATTAAAGAATATCTGCAGGTTCCATGAGGAGGGGTCCACAATGCGTATGATTAAAATCATTTTGCTGTGCTTCGCCGTTGGTTTGACCTTAAGCGTAACGGGTTGTGGGGATAGAAAAACAGGTACCGGCGGTTCTCACGATCCGGCAGCTTCTTCTTCCGCTACGGCGGCTCCTTCAGCTTCACCTACTGAAGCTGCTGAGAAGGAAGAAACGATTGCAACGTATTACGGGAACGCCGATGCGACTGGTCTCGTCCCAAAGGAGTCGGTTATTCGTTATTCCAGGGAAACGGATAAATATTTGGCTGCTTTGAATGCTCTTAAAACAAGCCCGGAGGATAATATTGTTTCGTTATGCCCCAATACTACCTTCCTGTCTGCCGGACTGAACTCCGGCAATTTGACTGTTGATTTGCATTTACCGGACGAGGATCGGCTGGGGGCTTCCGGAGAAGAATTGTTGCTGGAAGCTTTACGTAATACATTGTTCCAATTTAAAGAGGTCGAAACCTTTGAAGTGCTGGTGGATGGAAATCAAGTCGAATCACTGATGGGGCATTTTGATTTGCCTTCTCCGTTTACACGCAGCGAGAATTAAAAGAAGAGAGCAATATGGGAATAAACGACTAATGAACTCATTTTGCAGACTTGGACCGCTGGGAAATCCATTAAAGCGCAAAAGAACGTCGCTATGGCAAAAAGGCCCGAGGACGTTCTTTTTGTCAACCTAATGTATCTATTGATTCTGCGGGGCTCTTGGTCCCGAGAGCTTTTCACTCAGGCCTTCAGTACATCATGGTCCACATATCTCGCGCCGTTCAGCTCGCTGATGACGTTAATCGCCACCTTCGCGCCGTCGCCTGCCGTAATGACGGCATGCACGCTGACTCCGGCAACGGTGCCTGCGGCCCAGATGCCTTCAACGTTGGTCTTGCCGGAAGCGTCCACGGCGACAACGGTCTTGATTCTCGGCTCCGTGCCGTCCTTCGTTTCAACGCCTGCTTTGGCGGCAAGATCCGTCAGCACACCGGTAGCCAGAATCACATGCTTCGCTTCATAGGCCGCGCCGCTTTCGGTTTCAATGGTAAAGCCTTCGCCGCTTTTAGCGATGGAAACGGCCTGTCCCGCGATCAGCTCCGCTCCGAACTTCACCGCCTGCTTGTGCCCGGTCTCCACGAGGTCGGGTCCGCCAATCTCGGAAATGCCGTAATAATTCTCATACCAGCCTCTGCGGGTCATCCCTTTGTCATTGTCGATAAGCAGCGTTTTCTTACCCGCCTTGGCAGTGAACAGCGCAGCGCTTGCACCGGCAGGGCCGGCTCCGATTACAGCGACATCGTACATATGATTTACCTCCTAAAAGTTTTGCGGAGCATAAGCTCCTTGAATGGCAACGCAGCAAAACTCGCATCGAAAGCGTGGGCTAAGTTTTGCGGAGCATAGGCTCCTTGAAATGTCGGCGCAGCATAAGCTGATTTGTATTCTATTGCTGCTATCTATTATATCGTTAGTTACTGGTCCTTTGCCAATGCCTGCAAGCAGGGCAGGAACACCCGGAAGGCCGTGCCTATGCCCGGCGTGCTAGTAACGCCGATTTCTCCGCCATGCGCCTCAGCTATCGATTTCGATATGGACAGTCCGAGCCCTGAACCGCCGTACCTGCGGGCGCGGGAAGGGTCGCTGCGGTAAAATCGGTCGAACACATGGGGGATATGCTCCGCAGGGATGCCGATTCCGTTATCCCGCACGGTCAGCTCCGCGCGGGAGCCGATAGGCTGCAAGGAGACAGTCACTCTGCCTGTCTTGGGGTCGGTATACTGTACCGCATTCTGGAACAGATTAAGAACCACCTGCTTGATCTTGTCAGGATCGTAAATACCGATTATGCCGCAGGAGATATCGAAGACAAGCTCGCGGTCTCCGGCAAGCATCTCTAGCTGTGGATGCATCTCGCCAATCACTTCGTCCAATCGAAGCTCTTTGGCTTGAAGCTGCGGGGCGCCGTCCATTCGGGCGAGCAGCAGCAGATCCTCCACGAGCTTGTTGATTCGCTTCGATTCGCCGTGCATGCTGCGCAGCGCGTGATACAGCTGCTCCTTGTTCTCCGCGGCTCCCCGCAGCAGCACCTCCAGAAAACCGTGAATGGAGGTCAGCGGCGTCCGAAGCTCATGAGAGGCGTCAGCCGCAAATCTGCGCATCTGCTCCTTGGCTTCCCGCTCGTTCTTAAACGATGTCTCAAGCCGCTCCAGCATGGCATTGAAGGAATGGGACAACTGGTCGATTTCGGTCTGGCCCTGCGAGGCCAGGAACCGGACATCGAGATTTCCGGCGTCGATCACCTGGGCGGTCCTGCCCATATTGGACAGCGGCCCAAGTGTCTTGCGGAGCGCGGGCAGATACAAGAGAGAGCCGCCCAGCAGAGCTGCCGCGGACAGAGCGGCATAAATCAACAGCTGACGCATAATAACGTCGCGCAGCGAAGCCGTATCCGTCGTCATTTGCAGGACGCCTGTCGGATGAAAAGGACGGCCGAGAATCATGAACACGGCCAGATGCTCGGTTCCGTCCTCTGCGGTCAGGAGCTTGTAATCGCGAGTCACTCTATACACGGGATGCGCAAGCAGCTGATTGTATTCTTCATCGGTCATACGGGGAGCAGATGCTTCGTCCGCCGTTTCCGCCTGCAGATCGGTGAAGGTACCGTCGGACCTATAAAGGGCGATCATCGTATGGGCATCCAGCAGCAGGGGGCGCCGTCCTTCACCCCGTATGACACCCGGACCGCCTCCGCCGCTGGCTTGGCCCGATGCAGCGCTGCCGTTGTCGGAAATGGCGCCAGGGGACACTAGACTTCCGCCTTCGGGATCTGCGCCGCTCACACCCGGACCGCTACCGTCCTGCGGGCCTTCCGCAGCGGCTCCCGGGAATGGAGGGGCAATGCTGCCTTCGCGGTCTTCCGCAAGCTCGGAATAGAACTCGCGCGGCACCGACATGATCTGTGCATGCATGGCTTCCGCTCTGCTGGCATAGAGGAAGTTCCGCATTAACACATATTGAAGTACGCCAATGAGCAGAAGCAGCCCTGACAAAATCAGCAGCGAGACGGCGAGCAGCCGCCCCCGGAGCGAGCGCGGAGGATGCAGCCGCCGCCGGAAGAAGGGCAAGCCGGGAGTCATATCAGGTCCAACCGGTAGCCCGCGCCGCGCAGCGTGCGTATGATGCGGTGCTCTTTATCGCCCAGCTTCTCCCGCAGAGAACGGATGTATACTTCCACGATATTCTCTTCTCCCCCGAAGTCGTATCCCCAGACTTTATCAAGGATCATGGGCTTGCTCAGCACAAGCCCGTGATTGATGACCATGTGCTGCAACAGCTCGTATTCGGTTGGAGACAGCTCAAGGACCGTTTCCTTGAAGCGGATTTCCTTGCGCCGGCTGTCGATGACGAAGGGACCGCAGCGCACCTCGCCGAGCAGCCCCGGGAACTGGTTGCGCAGACGCGCCTGAATCCGCGCCAGCAGCTCGTCGAAGCTGAAGGGCTTAACCATATAATCGTCGGCCCCGATAGACAGGCCCTTGACGCGGTCGTTGATTTCATCCTTGGCCGTCAGCATAATCACGGCGACTTCCGCCTCCTCATTCCTGAAATGCCTGCACACTTCAAAGCCATTCATGCCGGGCATCATAATATCGAGGATGGCTACATGAGGTTTAAATTCGTCGGCAACCGCCAGAGCGGATAATCCGTCCGGCGCCGTTCTTACGTCAAATCCTTCGTTAATGAGGCCAAGCTCAAGAAACTGGAGGATGTGTGGCTCATCGTCTACCAGCAGCAGACGGACGCCTTGGTGAGCTTTCATGGATATCCCTCCATGCCATATATTTAACATGCTTTTTTTATGAATTTCGGGGTCCCCGCACAGTAATTGGAATAAGCTGCGAAGGCAAGGCTTCACTTTGTGGGGCTCGTTATATTATGCCATAGGAACTTGAACGTTTGCTGAAAATTACCTTACATATTTAATCCGAAAAAATCTTTCACAGGCCCTCAAAATGGTTAATCTAAAGTATGGAGGACATTTTCGTTTTCCATCCCTTATGCCGACAGAACGGTGATAAGGAAACGATTACAAAAAAAGGGGTGGCGACGAGAAGGGATGGCGGAAAGCTGCGGTGTTCCAACTGTTTTTTTATTTAGGAAAGGGTTTTGACGAAGGGTATCCGAACACTTACAATAAGGATATAAAGCCGGAACCGAAGTGTTCCCCGTTTAGCTCCGGCTGCATAGATCCATTCAAGACTTCCCCCGTTTTCAAGACTTTTTCAAGCTTCCAACTCTATTCAAAAAGTTCAGTAACACCCGGTTTAAAATGCCCTGTCATCCCGTATTATTCATTAGAGCGTTTTTACACGCTGTCTTTGCTACGCACCAATCATTTTATCTTATTTATGGAAGAAGCTTTACTACCCTATGTCAAGGAGGCTTTTCCAATGAAGAAAAAAGAAATGGTAGCCATGCTTTTGGCTGGTGGTCAAGGAAAAAGATTGAAGGGCCTGACCAAATCGATTGCCAAGCCCGCTGTCTATTTCGGGGGCACCTACCGGATCATTGATTTTCCGCTCAGCAACTGCACGAACTCCGGAATAGACACTGTTGGTGTGTTAACTCAATACGAACCACTTGTGCTGAGTTCTTATATCGGCATTGGCAGCGACTGGGACCTCAACCGCAAGAATGGGGGCGTATTCGTACTCCCTCCTCATGAACGCGAAGACGGCAGCAACTGGTACCGGGGAACGGCTGATGCGATCTACCGGAATCTTAAATTTGTCGATCAATTCGATCCTGAGCATGTGCTCATTCTTTCCGGCGATCATATTTACAAAATGAACTATAACGCCATGCTTCAATATCATTTGGAAAGAAAGGCCGACTGCACCATTTCGGTCATAGACGTTCCGCTTGAGGAAGCAAGCCGTTTCGGCATACTGAATACGGAAGAAAATCTCAGAATTTATGAATTCGAGGAGAAACCCGCAAAGCCTAAGAGCACTTTAGCTTCCATGGGGGTTTATATTTTCAAATGGGATGTTCTTCGTCGTGCGCTTTTGGATGATGGAGAGGAATCGGATTCTTCCCATGACTTCGGCAAAGACATCATTCCGACGCTGCTGTCGAAGGGCAAATCCTTGTATGCTTATCCGTTCGAGGGCTACTGGAGAGACGTCGGCACGGTGACCAGTTTGTGGGAAGCCAATATGGACCTTCTCAGCGACAATCCGCCGCTTAACCTTAATGATCCTTCGTGGAGAATCTTTACCCGCAACCCGAACCAGCCGGCACAGTATGTGGCTCCGGGTGCGAAAGTATCGGGCTCCCTTATCAATGAGGGCTGCATCGTTCGCGGGGAAGTGAAGCATTCCGTACTCTTCTATGGAGTCGAAATTGGCGAGGGCAGCGTAATCACGGATTCCGTCATCATGCCCAAGGTAAAAATCGGCAAAAATGTCCGTATCCACAAAGCCATCATCAGTGAGAATACGGTAATCGAGGATTATATGGAAATCGGTACGGACCGGGAAAACGAGGACGAAATATTGTTAATCGATAATCGCAGCAAAAAACGGAAATCGGTCCCGGCGAAAACCATATAATCTTAAAGAGGACGGTGTAACTCGATGAAACAGCTCATGGGAGTAATCAATCTTGATCATGAATTGGACCATTTAAATGAACTAACGTATTTCCGCTGCGGTGCGGCCGTGCCTTTTGCCAGCCGCTACCGTCTGATCGATTTTGTCCTGTCCAATATGATGCGCGCGGAGCTTGAAAGCGTGGGTCTGTTCGTCCGCCGCAAATACCGTTCTCTGATGGACCATCTTGGAGATGGGAAATCATGGGATATGAACCGCAAGCATGGCGGACTGTTTATCCTGCCTCCCGATTGGAATGATCCGACAGATACGTCTCTTGGGGATTTGCAGCATTTTCACAATAACCTGGATTTCTTCAAACGGTCATCCGCCAAATACATCGTCCATTCCGGAAGCCAGCATATCAACACGATCGATTTTCAAGAGCTGTACAGCTATCACTTGGAAAAGGGGG includes these proteins:
- a CDS encoding FAD-dependent oxidoreductase — encoded protein: MYDVAVIGAGPAGASAALFTAKAGKKTLLIDNDKGMTRRGWYENYYGISEIGGPDLVETGHKQAVKFGAELIAGQAVSIAKSGEGFTIETESGAAYEAKHVILATGVLTDLAAKAGVETKDGTEPRIKTVVAVDASGKTNVEGIWAAGTVAGVSVHAVITAGDGAKVAINVISELNGARYVDHDVLKA
- a CDS encoding response regulator transcription factor yields the protein MKAHQGVRLLLVDDEPHILQFLELGLINEGFDVRTAPDGLSALAVADEFKPHVAILDIMMPGMNGFEVCRHFRNEEAEVAVIMLTAKDEINDRVKGLSIGADDYMVKPFSFDELLARIQARLRNQFPGLLGEVRCGPFVIDSRRKEIRFKETVLELSPTEYELLQHMVINHGLVLSKPMILDKVWGYDFGGEENIVEVYIRSLREKLGDKEHRIIRTLRGAGYRLDLI
- a CDS encoding glucose-1-phosphate adenylyltransferase, giving the protein MKKKEMVAMLLAGGQGKRLKGLTKSIAKPAVYFGGTYRIIDFPLSNCTNSGIDTVGVLTQYEPLVLSSYIGIGSDWDLNRKNGGVFVLPPHEREDGSNWYRGTADAIYRNLKFVDQFDPEHVLILSGDHIYKMNYNAMLQYHLERKADCTISVIDVPLEEASRFGILNTEENLRIYEFEEKPAKPKSTLASMGVYIFKWDVLRRALLDDGEESDSSHDFGKDIIPTLLSKGKSLYAYPFEGYWRDVGTVTSLWEANMDLLSDNPPLNLNDPSWRIFTRNPNQPAQYVAPGAKVSGSLINEGCIVRGEVKHSVLFYGVEIGEGSVITDSVIMPKVKIGKNVRIHKAIISENTVIEDYMEIGTDRENEDEILLIDNRSKKRKSVPAKTI
- a CDS encoding sensor histidine kinase → MTPGLPFFRRRLHPPRSLRGRLLAVSLLILSGLLLLIGVLQYVLMRNFLYASRAEAMHAQIMSVPREFYSELAEDREGSIAPPFPGAAAEGPQDGSGPGVSGADPEGGSLVSPGAISDNGSAASGQASGGGGPGVIRGEGRRPLLLDAHTMIALYRSDGTFTDLQAETADEASAPRMTDEEYNQLLAHPVYRVTRDYKLLTAEDGTEHLAVFMILGRPFHPTGVLQMTTDTASLRDVIMRQLLIYAALSAAALLGGSLLYLPALRKTLGPLSNMGRTAQVIDAGNLDVRFLASQGQTEIDQLSHSFNAMLERLETSFKNEREAKEQMRRFAADASHELRTPLTSIHGFLEVLLRGAAENKEQLYHALRSMHGESKRINKLVEDLLLLARMDGAPQLQAKELRLDEVIGEMHPQLEMLAGDRELVFDISCGIIGIYDPDKIKQVVLNLFQNAVQYTDPKTGRVTVSLQPIGSRAELTVRDNGIGIPAEHIPHVFDRFYRSDPSRARRYGGSGLGLSISKSIAEAHGGEIGVTSTPGIGTAFRVFLPCLQALAKDQ